In Arcobacter ellisii, a genomic segment contains:
- a CDS encoding AsmA-like C-terminal domain-containing protein, whose protein sequence is MDVGNIEYKSKKSETKTSFEDLKKDLELLPKILMLFECINIQSLKIDDNEFKIILNEQDLYLDNKFVNLSSKVDITANQILFDMQSLYLKDYEILFNGKIKIDYFNNNLNYFGNFYYQDLEAKLNVDMTEDLAKFYIVSSPFKSLKFIKKFLDLPKEAEEWMYDNVEGDIKLEGLYAEYDLKNNQLVEKSLNGKAQIKEAKIRFHKDVDVIQTKNLDIIFKDDNLHFDLVEPIFKGKSLAGSFVTIHNLTSAQNGEVEVHIEANSKLDTDILDILKAYKINLPLLQKSGNTNAKLTLIFPYELEKPMTTKGEFLVSDALISIGNFAFNSKNATVILDGSNVLVKDANFKYKDMIDALVNIEIDTKTLKSSGDAVINSLIIKKDSGEKIVEIKDKKTPLEMDFNKETIISLKDLETTVKVTDVVSVNINNLSKIYPYSKLLKDISIKDGNITLDIKNDNNINFKALIKGLNLPIQKDGQNIENLDILGTINGKNIDISSIDENIKLEVRDDLKIYLKNLNITLDTKKQDTNSINQNINLYLINSELNLDGTIYKIKNANIFLKKEEISFEVTLKDLDIPLKKDGKKVEELTLFGVYKNNYTKLNTKNSDLILELKNGNISLNVNGYDVIYQTEDKEEDSSNKNINIVGNNSNIYVNDKYKFLADNFEVRVRDNEKFVHLQHKKTDITLKISKDNKVDIFTNEISDEYVNAIFDKNIFKGGKILFLANGNLDNLNGKVIIENSNIEDLAIINNLLIFIHTSPALVNPLLAVPSVVGMATNSGFNLTAYKIVNGVMEFNYNKEKELLDVKKLVTVGNGIDFEGKGKVNLNDLTLDSEIKLIFLKDYSKIVGAIPVVNYVLLGDSNRVETQVNIFGDLANPSISTNLTKETFSIPMNIAKRILSSPSMFLDFISGKSSLEEEKKKEEPINKPLK, encoded by the coding sequence TTGGATGTTGGAAATATCGAATATAAGTCAAAAAAGAGTGAAACAAAAACTTCTTTTGAGGATTTGAAAAAAGACCTTGAACTTTTACCAAAAATTTTAATGTTATTTGAATGTATCAATATTCAAAGCCTAAAAATTGATGATAATGAATTTAAAATTATTTTAAATGAACAAGATTTATATTTGGATAATAAATTTGTAAATCTCTCTTCAAAAGTTGATATAACGGCAAATCAAATCTTATTTGATATGCAATCTTTGTATTTAAAAGATTATGAAATATTATTTAATGGAAAAATAAAAATCGATTATTTTAATAATAATTTAAACTATTTTGGAAACTTTTATTATCAAGATTTAGAAGCGAAATTAAATGTTGATATGACAGAAGATTTAGCAAAATTTTATATAGTTAGTTCTCCTTTTAAAAGTTTAAAATTTATAAAAAAATTTTTAGATTTACCAAAAGAAGCTGAAGAATGGATGTATGATAATGTTGAAGGTGATATAAAACTTGAAGGTTTATATGCTGAATATGATTTAAAAAATAATCAACTTGTTGAAAAATCTTTGAATGGAAAAGCACAAATTAAAGAAGCAAAAATAAGATTTCATAAAGATGTAGATGTAATTCAAACAAAAAATTTAGATATCATTTTTAAAGATGATAATCTTCATTTTGATTTAGTAGAACCAATTTTTAAAGGTAAAAGTTTAGCTGGAAGTTTTGTAACAATTCACAATCTTACAAGTGCACAAAATGGTGAAGTTGAAGTACATATAGAAGCAAATAGTAAACTTGATACGGATATTTTAGATATTTTAAAAGCTTATAAAATCAATCTTCCATTACTTCAAAAAAGTGGAAATACAAATGCAAAATTGACTTTAATATTTCCATATGAATTAGAAAAACCAATGACAACAAAAGGTGAATTTTTAGTAAGTGATGCTTTGATTTCTATTGGAAATTTTGCTTTTAATAGTAAAAATGCAACTGTAATTTTAGATGGAAGTAATGTTTTAGTAAAAGATGCCAATTTTAAATATAAAGATATGATAGATGCTTTAGTAAATATTGAAATTGACACAAAAACTTTAAAATCTTCAGGTGATGCAGTTATAAACTCTTTAATAATTAAAAAAGATAGTGGTGAAAAAATTGTTGAAATAAAAGATAAAAAAACTCCTTTGGAAATGGATTTTAATAAAGAAACAATTATTAGTTTAAAAGATTTGGAAACAACTGTAAAAGTTACTGATGTGGTTTCTGTAAATATTAATAATTTATCAAAAATTTATCCATATTCAAAGCTTTTGAAAGATATTTCAATAAAAGATGGAAATATAACTTTAGATATCAAAAATGACAACAATATCAACTTCAAAGCTTTAATAAAAGGTTTAAATTTACCTATTCAAAAAGATGGACAAAATATTGAAAATCTTGATATTTTAGGAACAATCAATGGAAAAAATATTGATATTAGTTCAATTGATGAGAATATAAAACTTGAAGTAAGAGATGATTTAAAAATATATTTAAAAAATCTAAATATAACTTTAGATACAAAAAAACAAGATACAAATAGTATAAATCAAAATATAAATTTATATTTAATAAATAGTGAATTAAATCTAGATGGAACTATTTATAAGATAAAAAATGCAAATATATTTTTGAAAAAAGAGGAAATTTCATTTGAAGTTACATTAAAAGATTTGGATATTCCTTTAAAAAAAGATGGAAAAAAAGTTGAGGAATTGACACTTTTTGGAGTTTATAAAAATAATTATACGAAATTAAATACAAAAAATAGTGATTTGATTTTAGAGTTAAAAAATGGAAACATATCTTTAAATGTTAATGGCTATGATGTAATATATCAAACTGAAGATAAAGAAGAAGATAGTAGTAATAAAAATATTAATATAGTTGGAAATAATTCAAATATTTATGTAAATGATAAGTATAAATTTTTAGCTGATAATTTTGAAGTAAGAGTTCGAGATAATGAAAAATTTGTTCATTTACAACATAAAAAAACAGATATAACATTAAAAATTTCAAAAGATAATAAGGTAGATATTTTTACAAATGAAATTAGTGATGAGTATGTAAATGCAATTTTTGATAAGAATATTTTTAAAGGTGGAAAGATTTTATTCCTAGCAAATGGGAATTTAGATAATCTAAATGGAAAAGTTATAATAGAAAATAGCAATATTGAAGATTTGGCTATTATCAATAATCTTTTGATTTTTATTCATACTTCTCCTGCTCTTGTAAATCCACTTTTAGCAGTTCCTTCTGTTGTTGGAATGGCAACAAATTCTGGATTTAATTTAACAGCATATAAAATCGTAAATGGAGTTATGGAGTTTAACTACAATAAAGAAAAAGAGTTATTAGATGTAAAAAAACTTGTAACTGTTGGAAATGGTATTGATTTTGAAGGAAAAGGAAAAGTAAATCTAAATGATTTAACTTTGGATTCTGAGATTAAATTGATATTTTTAAAAGATTATTCAAAAATAGTTGGAGCTATTCCTGTTGTAAATTATGTGTTATTAGGAGATAGTAATAGAGTTGAAACTCAAGTAAATATCTTTGGTGATTTGGCAAATCCAAGTATTTCAACAAATCTTACAAAAGAGACTTTTAGTATTCCTATGAATATTGCAAAAAGAATATTAAGTTCACCATCAATGTTCTTAGATTTTATAAGTGGAAAAAGTAGTTTAGAAGAAGAAAAAAAGAAAGAAGAACCAATAAATAAGCCTTTAAAATAG
- a CDS encoding ABC transporter permease has product MNKKLVNFIVKKYLRFDKKNPFISISAILAFIGVSIGVMVLILSMAIMNGTAKEFEKKLFTMNYPLTIYPKIENSVNEQLLEKLQKDYPYLKFSPFVSSQAIIQNGDVMSGGMIFGVIPQKEAEINPIYKEAIGDLLINKFDVITGSGITEKLYLNDGTKTTLYFTELNPTGFSMMPKMKRFNYIGSFTSGLNAYDKAYMYTTLESLQTLLKKETNIYDGIHIYSEDAFADIEKLKVSLQGTDTGIVGWWQQNGNFFAAMKMEKTALFIVLMLIILVASLNIISSLLMTVMSRRKEIALLLSMGASSKEIKTIFLRVGTIIGFSGILTGIVLGFVGYWFLDNFDIVTLPADVYGSAKLPLNLALTDFVSIIVGAVIIVLISSYYPASKATNIDVIDVLRNE; this is encoded by the coding sequence TTGAATAAAAAATTAGTTAATTTTATTGTAAAAAAATATCTAAGATTTGATAAAAAAAATCCTTTTATATCTATAAGTGCTATTTTAGCATTTATAGGGGTTTCAATAGGTGTAATGGTTTTAATTCTTTCAATGGCTATTATGAATGGAACAGCAAAAGAGTTTGAAAAAAAACTATTTACAATGAACTATCCTTTGACTATCTATCCAAAAATTGAAAACTCTGTAAATGAACAATTACTTGAAAAACTTCAAAAAGATTATCCTTATTTAAAATTTTCTCCTTTTGTTTCATCTCAGGCAATTATTCAAAATGGTGATGTTATGAGTGGTGGTATGATTTTTGGTGTAATTCCTCAAAAAGAAGCAGAAATAAATCCTATTTATAAAGAAGCAATTGGTGATTTACTAATAAATAAATTTGATGTAATAACTGGTTCTGGAATAACTGAAAAGTTATACTTAAATGATGGAACAAAAACAACACTCTATTTTACAGAATTAAATCCAACTGGTTTTTCAATGATGCCTAAAATGAAAAGATTTAATTACATTGGTTCTTTTACATCAGGACTAAATGCCTATGATAAAGCTTATATGTATACAACTTTAGAATCTTTACAAACTTTACTAAAAAAAGAAACAAATATATATGATGGAATTCATATATATTCAGAAGATGCCTTTGCTGATATTGAAAAATTAAAAGTATCACTTCAAGGTACAGATACTGGAATCGTTGGTTGGTGGCAACAAAATGGTAATTTCTTTGCTGCTATGAAAATGGAAAAAACAGCTTTATTTATAGTTTTAATGTTAATTATTTTGGTTGCTTCATTAAATATTATCTCTTCACTTTTAATGACTGTTATGAGTAGAAGAAAAGAGATTGCCCTACTTTTATCAATGGGTGCTAGTTCTAAAGAGATTAAAACAATATTTTTAAGAGTTGGAACTATTATTGGATTTTCAGGAATATTAACAGGTATTGTTTTAGGATTTGTTGGTTATTGGTTTTTAGATAACTTTGATATTGTTACACTTCCTGCTGATGTTTATGGAAGTGCAAAATTACCTCTTAATTTAGCATTAACAGATTTTGTTTCAATTATTGTTGGTGCTGTTATAATTGTTCTTATTTCATCTTATTATCCAGCTAGTAAAGCTACAAATATTGATGTTATTGACGTATTAAGAAATGAATAA
- the secA gene encoding preprotein translocase subunit SecA, whose amino-acid sequence MLNVFSKIFGTRNDREVKNYRKKAEAITALESKYKNLSDEELKNEFNKLKELVQKEEKSLNDVLFESFAITREASSRTLGMRPYDVQLIGAMVLHDGRIAEMKTGEGKTLVGSLAVALNALTGKGVHVVTVNDYLASRDANELTPLYNFLGYSVGAIVGGLRNDQERREQYACDITYGTNNEFGFDYLRDNMNYDINEKVQRGHNFVIVDEVDSILIDEARTPLIISGPTNHKNSNYVKANEIALKLEKGELIQPKSAAEKPTTTGDFIVDEKNRAVMLTEQGHENAEKLFGVENLYSLENAMLSHSLDQALKANYIFEKDVDYVVKDNQIVIVDEFTGRLSEGRRFSEGLHQALEAKEGVAIQDESQTLADITFQNYFRMYKKLAGMTGTAQTEATEFAEIYNLDVVSIPTNIPVKRIDKNDLIYKSEKEKFEAVCNRIKQLHEKGQPVLVGTASIEKSEKLHKILVEKKIPHTVLNAKQHEKEGKIIADAGQKGAVTIATNMAGRGVDIKLTQEILDLGGLAIIGTERHESRRIDNQLRGRSGRQGDVGESQFYLSLEDNLLRIFGSDKIKGIMERLGIEEGEHIESRMVTRAVENAQKKVEQMHFESRKHLLEYDDVANEQRKVIYSFRNDLLKPDFDIDSKLDENRLEYVQNLLSDANIIPGMASEDFNYEFIKTKFEEELRLLVDIEDMKSDSYEELEENLSSFLKEVYNRKMSMAAPEQKSEIERILYLQILDNAWREHLYAMDTLKAGIGLRGYNQKDPLVEYKKESYNMFIELIANIKHEIIKILFTIQLQSNEDRQKEQEAIAKMKEQMESSTEHITTNIAQEAVRNSDKKIARNETCPCGSGLKYKQCCGKSGPKIGLAAGK is encoded by the coding sequence ATGTTAAATGTTTTTTCAAAAATTTTTGGTACAAGAAATGATAGAGAAGTAAAAAATTATAGAAAAAAAGCAGAAGCTATAACTGCTTTAGAAAGCAAGTATAAAAACTTAAGTGATGAAGAATTAAAAAATGAATTTAATAAGCTTAAAGAGCTTGTACAAAAAGAAGAAAAATCATTAAATGATGTATTATTTGAATCTTTTGCAATTACAAGAGAGGCAAGTAGCAGAACTCTTGGGATGAGACCTTATGATGTACAATTAATAGGTGCTATGGTTTTACATGATGGAAGAATTGCAGAGATGAAAACAGGAGAAGGAAAAACTCTTGTTGGTTCACTTGCTGTTGCATTAAATGCACTTACAGGTAAAGGTGTACATGTTGTAACTGTTAATGATTATCTAGCTAGCAGAGATGCAAATGAATTAACACCTTTATACAACTTCTTAGGATATAGCGTTGGAGCAATTGTTGGTGGTTTAAGAAATGACCAAGAAAGAAGAGAACAATATGCTTGCGATATTACTTATGGAACAAATAACGAATTTGGATTTGATTATCTAAGAGACAATATGAATTATGATATCAATGAAAAAGTTCAAAGAGGTCATAACTTCGTAATCGTAGATGAAGTTGACTCAATTTTAATTGATGAAGCTAGAACTCCACTTATTATTTCAGGACCAACAAATCACAAAAATTCAAATTATGTAAAAGCAAATGAAATTGCTTTAAAATTAGAAAAAGGTGAATTAATTCAACCAAAAAGTGCAGCTGAAAAACCAACAACTACTGGTGATTTTATCGTTGATGAAAAAAATAGAGCTGTTATGCTAACAGAACAAGGGCATGAAAATGCAGAAAAACTTTTTGGAGTTGAAAACCTATACTCTTTAGAAAATGCAATGCTTTCTCACTCTTTAGACCAAGCTTTAAAAGCTAATTATATCTTTGAAAAAGATGTTGATTATGTTGTAAAAGATAATCAAATAGTTATTGTAGATGAATTTACAGGAAGATTAAGTGAAGGAAGAAGATTTTCTGAAGGATTACACCAAGCTCTAGAAGCAAAAGAAGGTGTTGCTATTCAAGATGAATCTCAAACTTTAGCAGATATTACTTTCCAAAATTATTTTAGAATGTATAAAAAATTAGCTGGTATGACAGGAACTGCTCAAACAGAAGCAACAGAGTTTGCTGAAATTTATAATTTAGATGTTGTTTCAATTCCTACAAATATTCCAGTTAAAAGAATTGATAAAAACGATTTAATTTATAAAAGTGAAAAAGAAAAATTTGAAGCTGTTTGTAATAGAATTAAACAGTTACATGAAAAAGGACAACCTGTTCTTGTGGGAACTGCTTCAATTGAAAAATCAGAAAAATTACATAAAATCTTAGTTGAGAAAAAAATTCCTCACACTGTTTTAAATGCAAAACAACACGAAAAAGAAGGAAAAATTATTGCTGATGCTGGACAAAAAGGTGCGGTTACAATTGCTACAAATATGGCAGGAAGGGGAGTTGACATTAAACTTACTCAAGAAATTCTTGACCTTGGTGGATTAGCAATAATTGGAACTGAAAGACATGAAAGTAGAAGAATTGATAACCAATTAAGAGGAAGATCAGGACGTCAAGGAGATGTTGGAGAATCTCAATTTTATCTATCTTTAGAAGATAATCTTTTAAGAATCTTTGGAAGCGATAAAATCAAAGGAATTATGGAAAGACTTGGTATTGAAGAAGGTGAACATATTGAATCAAGAATGGTTACAAGGGCTGTTGAAAATGCTCAGAAAAAAGTTGAACAAATGCACTTTGAAAGTAGAAAACACCTACTTGAGTATGATGATGTTGCAAATGAACAAAGAAAAGTAATCTACTCATTTAGAAATGATTTATTAAAACCTGATTTTGATATTGATTCAAAACTTGATGAAAATAGACTTGAATATGTTCAAAATTTATTAAGTGATGCAAATATTATCCCTGGAATGGCTAGTGAAGATTTTAATTATGAATTTATAAAAACAAAATTTGAAGAAGAGTTAAGACTTCTTGTTGATATTGAAGATATGAAAAGTGATTCATATGAAGAGTTAGAAGAAAATTTAAGTTCTTTCTTAAAAGAAGTTTATAATAGAAAAATGTCTATGGCTGCACCTGAACAAAAAAGTGAAATTGAAAGAATTTTATATTTACAAATTTTAGATAATGCTTGGAGAGAACATTTATATGCAATGGATACTTTAAAAGCAGGTATTGGACTTAGAGGTTATAATCAAAAAGATCCACTTGTTGAGTATAAAAAAGAGTCTTATAATATGTTTATTGAATTAATTGCAAATATTAAACATGAAATTATAAAAATTCTATTTACAATCCAACTTCAATCAAATGAAGATAGACAAAAAGAGCAAGAAGCAATCGCAAAAATGAAAGAACAAATGGAAAGTTCAACTGAACATATTACTACAAATATAGCACAAGAAGCTGTTAGAAATAGTGATAAAAAAATTGCTAGAAATGAAACTTGTCCTTGTGGTAGTGGATTAAAATATAAACAATGTTGTGGTAAAAGTGGACCAAAAATTGGTTTAGCAGCGGGAAAATAG
- the lolA gene encoding LolA-like outer membrane lipoprotein chaperone, with amino-acid sequence MFYKSLIFLAFFSITCIASSDIRNLDSFKASFTQVITSSSKNVIEYKGEVFIKKSGKILWKYETPVVKNVYINNDFAIVDEPELEQAIFTQLDSEINIIKLLNSSKKSSENNYITNIDDVDYLIKTSNDKIQEITYKDKLENSVDIKFSNVVQNSDISDEIFKFEVPDSYDIIKK; translated from the coding sequence ATGTTTTATAAATCGCTAATTTTTTTAGCATTCTTCAGTATTACTTGTATAGCTTCTAGTGATATTCGAAATTTGGATTCTTTTAAAGCTAGTTTTACACAAGTTATTACTTCTAGTTCAAAAAATGTAATTGAATACAAAGGTGAAGTTTTTATCAAAAAAAGTGGAAAAATTTTATGGAAATATGAAACACCAGTTGTAAAAAATGTTTACATAAATAATGATTTTGCAATAGTTGATGAACCAGAGTTAGAACAGGCCATATTTACACAGTTAGATAGTGAAATAAATATCATAAAACTTTTAAATAGTTCTAAAAAAAGTAGTGAAAATAACTATATAACAAATATAGATGATGTTGATTATTTAATTAAAACTTCAAATGATAAAATTCAAGAGATTACTTATAAAGATAAATTAGAAAATAGTGTTGACATTAAATTTTCAAATGTGGTACAAAATAGTGATATTTCTGATGAGATATTTAAGTTTGAAGTACCAGACTCTTACGATATTATAAAAAAATAG
- a CDS encoding acyl carrier protein, producing MEILERIRPLVEEIAFKKVTDDEALYTSNLIDSMGTVDLAMMLEEEFNIKIDTRDIIESNFDSIDKLANYIKSRI from the coding sequence ATGGAAATTCTTGAAAGAATTAGGCCTTTAGTTGAAGAGATAGCTTTTAAAAAAGTTACAGATGATGAAGCATTATATACATCTAATTTAATAGATAGTATGGGTACAGTTGATTTGGCTATGATGTTAGAAGAAGAGTTTAATATCAAAATAGATACAAGAGATATTATAGAGAGTAATTTTGATAGTATTGATAAATTAGCAAATTATATAAAAAGTAGAATTTAG
- a CDS encoding D-alanyl-lipoteichoic acid biosynthesis protein DltD, which produces MNKFFINVFALLISTFIVGIGVFLFKNEILNYYDKSLESLKKTNELQSDLESGKIVVFGSSELLNSNQKFIPQNYFNNDLKLPLRVQGNEGHQEFVILSQLAALENEKVKENAKVVILLSPSWFTGNSDNGTKIPKFLEYMYPGMMNKLYFQSSVDDKFKILINEYVRKNFNLIKEPGYIYTHTFEEFKENYFDNQIKKFIINVYENRNKISQTVSYQKPKFDYEALKIEAKNFELPSNNNSFGINNDNYTKFIEPTVNKEYFPFTIILPKIEENQEYKDFLLLLELLQNYKIKPLFIMQDLNPYIFAKNREEMNILVSLIKSKVEEKGFEYFDMWSYKKEDYEFGVLTDSVHLGELGWVKVNQKIIEHFMQ; this is translated from the coding sequence GTGAATAAATTTTTTATAAATGTTTTTGCTTTACTTATTTCAACTTTTATAGTTGGAATAGGAGTTTTTTTATTTAAGAATGAAATTTTAAATTATTATGATAAATCTTTAGAATCACTAAAAAAAACAAATGAGTTACAAAGTGATTTAGAGAGTGGAAAAATTGTTGTTTTTGGCTCATCTGAATTATTAAATAGTAACCAAAAATTTATTCCTCAAAATTATTTTAACAATGATTTAAAACTTCCTTTGAGAGTTCAAGGAAATGAAGGACATCAAGAGTTTGTAATACTTTCTCAATTAGCTGCATTAGAAAATGAAAAAGTAAAAGAAAATGCAAAAGTTGTAATACTTTTATCTCCAAGTTGGTTTACTGGAAATAGTGATAATGGTACAAAAATTCCAAAATTTTTAGAATATATGTATCCAGGAATGATGAATAAGCTCTATTTTCAAAGTAGTGTAGATGATAAATTTAAGATTTTAATAAATGAATACGTAAGAAAAAATTTTAACCTTATAAAAGAACCAGGTTATATTTATACTCATACTTTTGAAGAATTTAAAGAAAATTATTTTGATAATCAAATAAAAAAATTCATAATCAATGTTTATGAGAACAGAAATAAAATATCTCAAACAGTAAGTTATCAAAAACCAAAATTTGATTATGAAGCTTTAAAAATTGAAGCTAAAAATTTTGAATTACCTTCAAACAATAATAGTTTTGGAATAAATAATGATAATTATACAAAATTTATAGAGCCAACTGTAAATAAAGAGTATTTCCCATTTACTATAATTTTGCCTAAAATTGAAGAAAATCAAGAGTATAAAGATTTTTTACTTTTATTAGAATTATTACAAAACTATAAAATAAAACCACTTTTTATTATGCAAGACTTAAATCCTTATATTTTTGCTAAAAATAGGGAAGAGATGAATATTTTGGTCTCTTTAATAAAATCAAAAGTTGAAGAAAAAGGTTTTGAATATTTTGATATGTGGTCTTATAAAAAAGAGGATTATGAGTTTGGAGTTCTAACAGATTCAGTTCATCTTGGAGAATTAGGTTGGGTAAAAGTTAACCAAAAAATAATTGAACATTTTATGCAATAA
- a CDS encoding MBOAT family O-acyltransferase produces the protein MESFLPFSGIGFFIISFIFVIFLHLFKNILNKFVSYKIVMFLAVVIYIYFCVPESYELFILLLYVYIIYTIFVSNNYQETIFPMIVIAFPMILHKLEIDPIFKIIGISYITFRTIQAIVDSHNYGKLSFMEFTSFLLFPTTLLAGPIDRSYRFQEDLKKGYENLTLSNIGKGWDILVIGVLFKFVIAELVAMFWLSKIDENSTNLIDMINSAYSYTTYLFFDFAGYSAMAVGLSYMIGIFTPMNFNHPYLAPNPQDFWRRFHITLGTWLTDYFFKPLYKYLHKFKYLKNRKLLIQNIAIICTFLLMGMWNGLTWYFIFSGFLFGIYSSIHNAYVLYVKKGGYDYFTFFPEIISINLKRFLMINAAVFALYFFSGRVPL, from the coding sequence ATGGAGAGTTTTTTACCTTTCTCTGGAATAGGTTTTTTTATAATAAGTTTCATTTTTGTTATATTTTTACATCTATTTAAAAATATTTTAAATAAATTTGTTTCATATAAAATAGTTATGTTTTTAGCTGTTGTTATTTATATATATTTTTGTGTTCCTGAATCTTATGAACTTTTTATATTACTTTTGTATGTTTATATAATTTATACAATTTTTGTATCAAACAATTATCAAGAAACGATTTTTCCTATGATTGTAATTGCATTTCCTATGATTTTACATAAATTGGAAATAGACCCAATTTTTAAGATTATAGGAATTTCATATATAACTTTTAGAACTATACAAGCAATTGTTGATAGTCATAACTATGGAAAACTCTCTTTTATGGAGTTTACATCTTTTTTACTTTTTCCAACAACACTTCTTGCAGGACCAATTGATAGGTCATATAGATTTCAAGAAGATTTAAAAAAAGGGTATGAAAATTTAACCTTATCAAATATTGGTAAAGGTTGGGATATTTTAGTTATTGGTGTTTTATTTAAGTTTGTAATTGCTGAATTAGTAGCTATGTTTTGGTTATCAAAAATAGATGAAAATAGTACAAACTTAATTGATATGATAAATAGTGCATATTCATATACAACATATCTATTTTTTGATTTTGCTGGATACAGTGCGATGGCAGTAGGTTTGAGTTATATGATTGGAATTTTTACACCAATGAATTTTAATCATCCATATTTAGCACCAAATCCACAAGATTTTTGGAGAAGATTTCATATTACTTTAGGAACTTGGTTAACAGATTATTTCTTTAAACCTTTATATAAATATTTACATAAATTTAAGTATTTAAAAAATAGAAAATTACTTATTCAAAATATCGCAATTATTTGCACTTTTTTACTTATGGGAATGTGGAATGGTTTAACTTGGTATTTTATATTTAGTGGATTTTTATTTGGAATTTATTCAAGTATTCATAATGCTTATGTTTTATATGTAAAAAAGGGTGGATATGATTATTTTACATTTTTTCCTGAAATAATTAGTATTAATTTAAAAAGATTTTTGATGATAAATGCTGCTGTTTTTGCTTTATATTTTTTTAGTGGAAGGGTTCCTTTATGA